In the Haloferula helveola genome, one interval contains:
- a CDS encoding AAA family ATPase — translation MSQEATAPSVDAAREAAQRISTELSRAIVGQDAIVAALVGSLFANGHCLLVGVPGLAKTLLVQSIAKVLGLDFSRIQFTPDLMPSDILGSEVIHEVQGRMEFEYRKGPIFANLVLADEINRTPPKTQAALLEAMQERRVTIAGETRALPDPFLVVATQNPIEHEGTYPLPEAQLDRFMFSLDLGYPDRDEEIEIVRRTTIGDFPTLNAVVGPEEVRALQKLVRAMPVADHVLGYAVDLAMATRPAESTASQVAKDYLEWGAGPRASQYLVLGAKAMALLNGRAAPACSDIRAVAPAVLGHRIVPNYRATGEGKKASVLAAAVTAEVKEPNY, via the coding sequence ATGTCCCAGGAAGCCACCGCCCCGTCCGTCGACGCCGCCCGCGAGGCCGCGCAACGCATCTCCACCGAGCTCTCACGGGCGATTGTCGGCCAGGACGCCATCGTCGCCGCGCTGGTCGGCTCGCTATTTGCCAACGGCCACTGCCTGTTGGTCGGCGTCCCCGGGCTGGCAAAGACCCTTCTGGTCCAGTCGATCGCCAAGGTCCTCGGCCTCGACTTCAGCCGGATCCAGTTCACGCCCGACCTGATGCCGTCCGACATCCTCGGATCGGAGGTCATCCACGAGGTCCAGGGCCGAATGGAGTTCGAGTATCGGAAGGGCCCGATCTTCGCCAATCTGGTGCTGGCCGATGAAATCAACCGGACGCCGCCGAAGACGCAGGCCGCGCTGCTGGAGGCGATGCAGGAACGCCGCGTGACGATCGCCGGCGAGACCCGGGCGCTGCCCGATCCGTTCCTGGTGGTGGCGACCCAGAACCCGATCGAGCACGAGGGGACCTACCCGCTGCCCGAGGCCCAACTCGACCGTTTCATGTTCTCGCTCGACCTCGGCTACCCCGACCGCGACGAGGAGATCGAGATCGTCCGGCGGACGACGATCGGAGACTTTCCCACGCTCAACGCGGTGGTCGGTCCGGAGGAAGTCCGGGCGCTGCAGAAGCTCGTCCGGGCGATGCCGGTGGCCGACCACGTGCTCGGCTACGCCGTCGACCTCGCGATGGCGACCCGTCCGGCGGAAAGCACGGCATCGCAGGTCGCCAAGGACTACCTCGAGTGGGGCGCCGGACCGCGAGCTTCGCAGTACCTCGTCCTCGGGGCGAAAGCGATGGCGCTCCTCAACGGCCGTGCCGCACCGGCCTGCTCGGACATCCGGGCCGTCGCGCCGGCCGTGCTCGGTCACCGGATCGTGCCGAACTACCGCGCCACCGGCGAGGGCAAGAAGGCATCCGTCCTCGCCGCCGCCGTGACCGCCGAGGTCAAGGAACCGAACTACTGA
- a CDS encoding polyprenyl synthetase family protein: MDDLKQYLTDRAAEVDAALDAFLPKARQRPATVHEAMRYSLFAGGKRLRPVLCLAAAEACGGDPDAALPSACAVELMHTYSLVHDDLPCMDDDDLRRGRPTCHKVYGDGMAVLTGDALLTEAFLVLSESSPTRRYPLAAFVAELAITGGSTKLIGGQVMDLEGEGKDLTKAQLVKIHEAKTAALLTTSIRLGAMSANATDGKLESLSTFGHALGLAFQVIDDILDVTQTTEKLGKTAGKDEAVAKATYPAILGLDKARKEAHRLTKKAMSALEPFGRKAHRLRQIAEYLLERDY; encoded by the coding sequence ATGGACGACCTCAAGCAATACCTGACCGACCGCGCCGCGGAGGTGGATGCGGCCCTCGATGCCTTCCTGCCGAAGGCGAGGCAACGGCCGGCCACGGTGCACGAGGCGATGCGCTACAGCCTGTTCGCCGGCGGCAAGCGCTTGCGTCCCGTCCTTTGCCTCGCGGCCGCCGAAGCCTGCGGGGGCGATCCGGATGCCGCGTTGCCCTCGGCCTGCGCGGTCGAACTGATGCACACCTACTCGCTGGTCCATGACGACCTGCCGTGCATGGACGACGACGACCTGCGGCGCGGCCGGCCGACCTGCCACAAGGTTTATGGCGACGGCATGGCGGTGCTGACCGGTGACGCACTCCTTACCGAGGCATTCCTGGTGCTGTCCGAGTCGTCACCGACCCGGCGCTATCCGCTGGCGGCCTTCGTCGCCGAGCTCGCGATCACCGGAGGTTCGACGAAACTGATCGGGGGCCAGGTCATGGACCTCGAGGGTGAGGGCAAGGACCTGACCAAGGCGCAGTTGGTGAAGATCCACGAAGCCAAGACGGCGGCGCTTCTGACGACCAGCATCCGGCTCGGCGCGATGAGCGCCAACGCCACCGATGGGAAACTCGAGTCGCTTTCCACCTTCGGTCACGCCCTCGGGCTCGCGTTCCAGGTCATCGACGACATCCTCGACGTCACGCAGACCACCGAGAAGCTCGGCAAGACCGCCGGCAAGGACGAGGCCGTGGCCAAGGCGACCTACCCGGCCATCCTCGGGCTCGACAAGGCCCGCAAGGAAGCCCACCGCCTGACCAAGAAGGCGATGTCGGCCCTTGAACCCTTCGGCAGGAAGGCACACCGGCTTCGCCAGATCGCCGAGTATCTTCTGGAGCGAGATTACTGA
- a CDS encoding response regulator transcription factor, whose protein sequence is MSEEAMQERKGATCIRVALVEDQLDTRESWRRLISSFPDFECTCVCASAEDALRMIPENLPDVVLMDVFLPRMSGIECTARLKAMKPDIPIVMLTASDEDEILFLALESGADGYLLKRTKPADLRAALLDVLNGGAPMTSEIARHVVASFRKKSGLSDPSVALTHREEETLVLLTKGYSNKEIADHLGIGIETVRSHLKNIYTKMHVRSRTEAVAHYMSRRLG, encoded by the coding sequence ATGAGTGAAGAAGCGATGCAGGAGAGAAAAGGGGCGACGTGCATCCGGGTGGCGCTGGTGGAAGACCAACTCGACACCCGGGAGAGTTGGAGGCGGTTGATCTCGTCATTCCCCGACTTCGAATGCACCTGTGTCTGTGCGTCTGCCGAGGACGCCCTCCGGATGATCCCCGAGAACTTGCCGGACGTGGTGCTGATGGATGTATTCCTGCCGAGGATGTCGGGCATCGAGTGCACCGCGCGCCTGAAGGCGATGAAGCCGGACATCCCGATCGTGATGCTGACGGCGTCCGACGAGGACGAGATCCTCTTCCTCGCGCTGGAGTCCGGCGCGGATGGCTATCTGTTGAAACGGACGAAGCCGGCCGATCTCCGAGCGGCTTTGCTGGACGTGCTCAACGGAGGAGCGCCGATGACCAGCGAAATCGCCCGCCACGTGGTCGCCTCTTTCCGGAAGAAATCCGGACTCTCCGATCCCTCGGTGGCCCTCACCCATCGCGAGGAGGAAACGCTCGTGCTGCTGACCAAGGGTTATTCGAACAAGGAGATCGCCGACCATCTTGGCATCGGGATCGAGACCGTCCGCAGCCACCTGAAGAACATCTACACCAAGATGCATGTCCGCTCCCGTACCGAAGCCGTGGCCCATTACATGTCGCGGCGCCTCGGCTGA
- a CDS encoding beta strand repeat-containing protein — MKRPYAFQRQTLQGTGFPAHLQPSTFTSALAFAAMLAWSSSADAGQDIYNTAGTTNWVCPPGVTSIQVECWGGGGAGGSGRKDNQTSTNSVQNGGGGGGGAYARTIAVPVTPGLSYTITIPPAAVSGSNGTTTNNSGAVNGGTVTFVGDSSVTVTAAGGTGGRNVYVNGTNTAASAGGGAGGTTAASVGDVKFAGGAGAAGTTGGGNVSGGGGGGAGDSSNGGAGQGGNNTPAAGGAGGIVGGGNGGNGVTGATTAGSQGPGGPGQTPGGGGGGGHNLGQNTQFGGTGGLGQIVITYTTETIKADNTDNLDLGSSWVGGNAPGTDAIAVCNNVVTSANTTLLGSDTTWAGLAIEDPAGSVSIDAGNTLTLGLAVTDIDMSAATQDLTLDCDLNMDGAHIWNVAAGRTLALGGTISGSSSVTKAGDGTAIISGTNQSTGGTTVTAGSLTYDVSSSYNPGGTGGAAGLLNVNGGSAVATLAGSYTATGNGNAYWEIRNGGVLNFSGTANVAGAGGLRIGEGSAGTMNMTGGSLDAAMNSGSNLVVGRSAGANGTLNMTGGVLSITNGGGISIANVAGNSGVMTVGGTGLVELLSTGNFAMGPGTATFNLNSGGTFVLGANSSASGTSTFNFDGGTLKAGRSSTAFLSAGITAVNVLAGGATIDSDEFSITLPGALLEDGVSTGGGLTKLGDGVLTLGGANTYTGTTNVNAGTLELSSAGTSVSDVVVASGAGAGAQVEVANGQHASTGDLALGNGSALVIDYGTTAPSTTVAPLLVDNLSLGTGLTLDLSGDLVNTLAVSQTYPIVSWTTSGPADGSGFTTVFPFRLAGTFSVAANTLYFTVTANAIGAISWNTGNGVWDTATTNWLDAASSPTTFADTLDDVLFGDAAGASGNPIVTLNTTVSPVSVKMNSSSHDYTISGTGAISGDTDLNLDAANTRTLTLANDNTYSGATAISGGTLSLGDGGTGGSLNTASTISLATGGVFAVNQSDTVTQGTEFSGAPITGAGGFAQTGSGTTVLNAANTYSGTTTVSGGTLQATVDSGVNGVGTSTLSIGPGSTLLLNDTFTTSGGTLTLNNTVTGTGLLQVQFAADTNPRNIQMPNVAGFNGTIQLSSLGTTGDKWNATGVGATGAALVIDPGNTLYVPNGVNPSFAGGISLSGSGNSEGRGAIRLSNGTLGGNISLAGDATINLDSSAANVSGDISSGAAGTQTLTLGATASTGGTLSGIIGGGTGTLNLATAVGGTHTLSNANTFTGTTTIGAGVLQLSDIGALSTTTGVAMADGTRLQSTLDGAVVNAPISIGGGGTNVTINAPTNAPGGGVPSTLELNGVISGDGNLTLSSSVNQNALSTVLLNAQSTYTGSTLITRIGSNTATQTIVRLGIDNALPVTTTVTLDGGDGAGTGRFTEINLNGFDQELAGLANEIRATSRRQRIVNSNALDHATLTINSSSDSFFSGYLGGGGGSVSGTATPGSTGGDNFSLVKNGTAKFALDVTSGAGGLSYDGDTTVNAGVLSLGRINSNNDTSTVSVASGARLELTFGGTDTVASLVLGGATQNNGVYGHTNSGADNGGQGVGFFDSFFEPGSGTITVQGGYSAWAAINAPVTGNDPDADEDLDGVPNGVEYVLGGTIGTNDLDKLPTASTSGADFLFSFVRDQASIDGTTAVVIEVGTTLASWPDVYAVPGGATANNPGVTVVKDSPSAGFDTITLTLPRAPDPAKFGRLKVTP, encoded by the coding sequence ATGAAAAGACCCTACGCCTTCCAAAGGCAGACCCTCCAAGGCACCGGTTTCCCGGCACACCTTCAACCGTCCACGTTCACCTCCGCGCTCGCTTTCGCTGCAATGCTCGCGTGGTCATCATCGGCCGATGCCGGCCAGGATATCTACAACACGGCAGGTACAACCAACTGGGTCTGCCCTCCCGGAGTCACCTCGATCCAGGTCGAATGCTGGGGTGGTGGTGGTGCCGGCGGTTCCGGAAGAAAGGACAATCAAACGAGCACCAACAGTGTTCAGAATGGCGGTGGCGGTGGCGGCGGCGCGTACGCAAGGACGATCGCCGTGCCGGTCACGCCCGGACTGTCCTACACGATCACCATTCCCCCGGCAGCCGTCAGCGGCTCGAACGGCACCACGACCAACAACAGCGGCGCGGTGAACGGAGGAACCGTGACCTTCGTCGGCGATAGCAGTGTCACCGTCACCGCTGCGGGCGGAACGGGAGGCCGGAACGTCTACGTCAACGGCACCAATACCGCGGCCTCGGCCGGAGGAGGAGCCGGTGGCACCACCGCCGCAAGCGTGGGCGATGTGAAATTCGCGGGCGGAGCCGGCGCAGCGGGCACCACCGGAGGAGGCAACGTCAGCGGCGGCGGCGGCGGCGGTGCGGGCGACAGCTCCAACGGTGGCGCCGGCCAGGGTGGAAACAACACCCCGGCAGCTGGCGGTGCCGGAGGTATCGTCGGCGGGGGCAACGGAGGCAACGGCGTGACCGGAGCAACAACCGCCGGCAGCCAGGGACCGGGCGGACCCGGCCAGACGCCGGGAGGAGGTGGCGGTGGCGGCCACAATCTCGGGCAAAACACCCAATTCGGCGGCACCGGCGGCCTTGGGCAGATCGTCATTACCTACACGACCGAGACCATCAAGGCCGACAACACCGACAACCTCGACCTCGGCTCCAGCTGGGTCGGCGGCAACGCCCCGGGCACCGATGCGATCGCGGTCTGTAACAACGTCGTGACCTCCGCCAACACAACCCTTCTCGGAAGCGACACGACATGGGCGGGACTGGCGATCGAGGATCCTGCCGGCTCCGTTTCCATCGACGCCGGCAACACGCTGACCCTCGGCCTGGCGGTCACCGACATCGACATGTCGGCCGCGACCCAGGATCTCACGCTGGACTGCGACCTCAACATGGATGGCGCACATATCTGGAACGTCGCGGCCGGCCGCACGCTCGCCCTTGGCGGCACCATCTCCGGCAGCTCCTCGGTCACCAAGGCCGGCGACGGCACGGCAATCATCTCCGGCACCAACCAATCCACCGGAGGCACCACGGTCACCGCCGGCTCGCTGACCTACGACGTCAGCAGTAGTTACAATCCCGGAGGCACGGGCGGAGCAGCCGGCCTGCTCAACGTCAACGGCGGCAGCGCCGTGGCAACCCTCGCGGGCAGCTACACCGCCACCGGCAACGGCAACGCCTACTGGGAAATCCGCAACGGCGGCGTGCTGAATTTCAGCGGCACCGCGAACGTGGCAGGTGCCGGCGGACTCCGGATCGGTGAAGGCAGCGCCGGCACCATGAACATGACCGGAGGCTCCCTGGACGCCGCGATGAACAGCGGCTCCAACCTCGTCGTCGGCAGAAGCGCTGGAGCAAACGGCACCCTCAACATGACCGGAGGCGTCCTCAGCATCACCAACGGCGGCGGCATTTCGATCGCCAACGTGGCCGGCAACTCCGGCGTGATGACCGTCGGCGGAACCGGGCTGGTGGAATTGCTCAGCACCGGCAACTTCGCCATGGGACCGGGCACCGCCACCTTCAACCTGAACAGCGGCGGAACCTTCGTGCTCGGAGCCAACTCGAGCGCTTCCGGCACCAGCACCTTCAACTTCGATGGCGGCACGCTCAAGGCCGGCCGCTCGAGCACCGCGTTCCTTTCCGCCGGCATAACAGCGGTGAACGTCCTCGCGGGAGGCGCCACCATCGACTCGGATGAATTCAGCATCACCCTCCCCGGGGCGCTGCTGGAGGATGGAGTCTCCACGGGCGGAGGCCTGACCAAACTCGGCGACGGCGTCCTCACCCTCGGCGGTGCGAACACCTACACCGGCACCACCAACGTCAACGCCGGCACCCTCGAGCTATCCAGCGCGGGGACCAGTGTCTCCGATGTCGTTGTGGCAAGCGGAGCCGGAGCCGGAGCGCAGGTCGAGGTCGCCAACGGCCAGCACGCCAGCACAGGTGATCTCGCCCTGGGCAACGGCAGCGCGTTGGTCATCGACTACGGCACCACAGCTCCGAGCACCACGGTCGCTCCCTTGCTGGTCGACAACCTGAGCCTCGGAACCGGCCTCACCCTCGACCTTTCCGGCGATCTCGTGAACACACTCGCGGTGAGCCAGACGTACCCAATCGTCAGCTGGACGACCAGCGGCCCGGCGGACGGCTCCGGATTCACCACCGTCTTCCCCTTCCGCCTCGCAGGCACCTTCAGCGTCGCCGCGAACACGCTCTACTTCACCGTGACCGCCAATGCGATTGGCGCGATCTCGTGGAATACCGGCAATGGCGTCTGGGACACGGCCACCACGAACTGGCTCGATGCGGCCTCCTCGCCCACCACCTTCGCCGACACGCTCGACGATGTGCTGTTCGGCGACGCCGCCGGGGCATCGGGCAATCCCATCGTCACGCTCAACACCACGGTTTCGCCCGTCAGCGTCAAGATGAACAGCTCCAGCCATGACTACACGATCAGCGGCACCGGAGCCATCAGCGGCGACACCGACCTCAACCTCGACGCCGCCAACACGCGGACCCTCACGCTGGCCAACGACAACACCTATTCCGGGGCGACGGCCATTTCCGGGGGAACTCTCAGCCTCGGCGACGGAGGAACCGGCGGCTCGCTCAACACCGCGAGCACCATCAGCCTGGCCACCGGAGGAGTCTTTGCCGTCAACCAGAGCGACACTGTCACGCAGGGCACCGAGTTCTCCGGCGCGCCCATTACCGGCGCAGGGGGCTTCGCCCAGACCGGCAGCGGGACGACCGTTCTGAATGCGGCCAACACCTACTCGGGCACGACCACGGTCAGCGGTGGCACGCTTCAGGCCACGGTCGACAGCGGAGTCAACGGCGTGGGCACCAGCACCTTGTCGATCGGACCGGGATCCACCCTGCTCCTCAATGACACCTTCACGACCTCGGGAGGCACGCTCACCCTCAACAATACCGTCACGGGAACGGGCCTGCTGCAGGTGCAGTTCGCCGCCGACACCAACCCGAGGAATATCCAGATGCCCAACGTCGCGGGATTCAACGGCACGATCCAGCTCTCGTCGCTCGGCACCACGGGGGACAAGTGGAATGCCACGGGCGTCGGAGCCACAGGAGCCGCTCTGGTGATCGACCCGGGCAACACGCTCTACGTGCCCAACGGCGTCAATCCGTCTTTCGCGGGCGGGATCAGCCTCAGCGGCAGCGGCAACAGCGAAGGACGCGGCGCCATCCGACTCTCCAACGGCACCCTGGGTGGAAACATCAGCCTGGCCGGTGATGCGACCATCAATCTGGACAGTTCGGCGGCCAACGTCAGCGGCGACATCAGCAGCGGCGCCGCGGGAACGCAGACCCTGACGCTTGGAGCCACCGCATCGACGGGAGGCACCCTGAGCGGCATCATCGGCGGCGGCACCGGGACACTCAACCTCGCCACCGCGGTAGGCGGCACCCACACGCTGTCGAATGCCAACACCTTCACAGGCACGACCACGATCGGTGCCGGAGTCCTCCAACTCTCCGACATCGGTGCCCTGAGCACGACAACAGGAGTCGCGATGGCCGACGGAACACGGCTCCAGTCGACCCTCGACGGGGCGGTGGTGAATGCTCCGATCTCCATCGGCGGAGGCGGGACGAATGTGACAATCAACGCCCCGACCAACGCGCCGGGTGGAGGTGTTCCTTCAACGCTCGAGTTGAACGGAGTCATCAGCGGGGACGGCAACCTGACCCTGTCGAGCAGCGTCAACCAGAACGCCTTGTCGACCGTGTTGCTCAATGCCCAGAGCACCTATACCGGCAGCACCCTGATCACCCGGATCGGCTCGAATACCGCGACCCAGACGATCGTGAGGCTCGGCATCGACAACGCGCTGCCGGTCACCACCACGGTCACTCTGGATGGCGGCGACGGTGCCGGCACCGGCCGCTTCACGGAGATCAACCTGAATGGCTTCGATCAGGAACTCGCAGGCTTGGCCAACGAGATCCGGGCAACCAGCCGCCGCCAGCGGATCGTCAACAGCAACGCCCTCGACCACGCCACGTTGACCATCAACAGCAGCAGCGACTCCTTCTTCTCCGGTTATCTCGGAGGTGGGGGCGGCTCGGTCTCCGGCACGGCCACTCCGGGATCAACCGGTGGCGACAACTTCAGCTTGGTCAAGAACGGCACCGCCAAGTTCGCGCTCGACGTGACCTCCGGCGCCGGCGGTCTCAGCTACGACGGCGACACCACCGTGAATGCCGGCGTGCTCAGCCTCGGACGGATCAACTCGAACAACGACACCTCGACCGTATCCGTCGCCTCAGGCGCCAGGCTCGAGCTTACCTTCGGCGGCACCGACACGGTGGCCTCGCTGGTACTCGGCGGAGCCACCCAGAACAACGGAGTTTACGGTCACACCAACAGCGGTGCCGACAACGGCGGACAGGGAGTCGGATTCTTCGACTCCTTCTTCGAACCGGGTTCGGGAACGATCACCGTGCAAGGCGGCTACAGCGCATGGGCGGCGATCAACGCTCCGGTCACCGGCAACGATCCGGATGCCGACGAAGACCTCGACGGCGTGCCGAACGGCGTCGAGTACGTCCTCGGCGGAACCATCGGAACCAACGACCTCGACAAGCTGCCGACCGCCTCGACCAGCGGCGCCGACTTCCTCTTCAGCTTCGTCCGCGACCAAGCGTCGATCGATGGCACGACGGCTGTCGTCATCGAAGTGGGCACGACACTTGCCTCGTGGCCCGA
- a CDS encoding ATP-binding protein, producing the protein MKVAHPDSSAIASVPQTLLRCVHRATGIRVAVAAVFGLMGWSCALKALDEEESASGSASNAEAVTSAKQAWEVGPWIWSPETYDKQTCRLWRSFVIPADAEVEHARIRISVDNGYRLMLDGREIGSGSDWRSVTEYELGRQLKPGRHVVAVEGFNDNREAGMQFGLRVDLSNGEDIEVLSDTDWRIAPATVNGWESIREAPPGWGHAIEVSSDLPRSDQWLKRVPTMLVKVNVAPPVDIRFWQYGWFQALLWCAVAFAVFLCLRLMARISLHTNAQELLNRERDRIARDIHDELGARLTELALEGEVIQTELPTDSLARPRLEALCEKARAVSGAMDEVVWMVNSRRDTLRDFANYACKQTQRFLEALELRCRLDVDGDLPDVPLDLPLRRSLLLGVKEAVNNAAKYSGASELFLRIHVRGPILSVVIEDDGKGFETESADPLRNGLRNMRERMEEVGGVCRIDSRPGEGCRVEFEVPIPKAGVRGRAPARSGTLVAAVTPSALAGKPRSEGVKS; encoded by the coding sequence ATGAAAGTCGCGCACCCGGATTCGTCGGCGATCGCAAGCGTCCCGCAGACGCTCCTCCGATGCGTCCATCGCGCTACCGGAATACGGGTGGCTGTCGCCGCCGTCTTCGGACTGATGGGATGGTCGTGCGCGCTGAAGGCGTTGGACGAGGAGGAGTCCGCCAGTGGTTCGGCATCGAACGCCGAGGCGGTGACATCGGCAAAGCAGGCGTGGGAAGTCGGTCCGTGGATCTGGAGTCCGGAGACCTACGACAAGCAGACCTGCCGGCTCTGGAGGTCGTTTGTCATTCCCGCTGATGCGGAGGTCGAGCACGCGCGGATCCGGATCTCGGTCGACAACGGCTATCGCCTGATGCTCGACGGGCGTGAGATCGGATCCGGAAGCGACTGGCGGAGTGTTACCGAATATGAACTCGGCCGGCAGTTGAAGCCGGGTCGGCACGTGGTGGCGGTCGAAGGTTTCAACGACAACCGGGAGGCGGGCATGCAGTTCGGCCTGCGGGTCGATTTGTCGAATGGCGAGGACATCGAGGTCCTGTCCGACACGGACTGGCGGATTGCTCCCGCCACCGTCAACGGTTGGGAAAGCATCCGGGAGGCGCCGCCGGGCTGGGGGCATGCGATCGAGGTCAGCTCCGACCTTCCCCGCTCCGACCAATGGCTGAAGCGGGTGCCGACGATGCTGGTGAAGGTGAATGTGGCTCCGCCCGTGGACATCCGCTTCTGGCAGTATGGTTGGTTCCAGGCGCTGCTGTGGTGTGCGGTGGCGTTTGCGGTGTTTCTCTGTCTTCGCCTGATGGCCCGCATTTCGCTGCACACGAACGCACAGGAGCTGCTGAACCGCGAGCGCGACCGGATCGCGCGGGACATCCACGACGAGTTGGGTGCGCGTCTGACCGAACTCGCGCTCGAAGGCGAGGTCATCCAGACGGAATTGCCGACCGACTCGCTGGCGCGGCCGCGGCTCGAGGCGTTGTGCGAAAAGGCACGGGCGGTCTCCGGCGCGATGGATGAAGTCGTGTGGATGGTGAATTCCCGGCGCGATACGTTGCGGGACTTCGCCAACTATGCCTGCAAGCAGACGCAGCGGTTTCTCGAGGCGCTCGAGCTCCGGTGCCGGCTCGATGTGGATGGCGACCTGCCGGATGTGCCTCTCGATCTTCCCTTGAGGAGAAGTCTGCTGCTGGGCGTGAAGGAAGCGGTCAACAATGCCGCGAAATACTCGGGTGCCTCCGAGCTTTTCCTCCGGATCCACGTCCGGGGGCCGATCCTGTCGGTGGTGATCGAGGACGATGGCAAGGGCTTTGAAACGGAATCGGCGGATCCGCTGCGCAACGGGCTCCGCAACATGCGGGAGCGGATGGAAGAGGTCGGCGGAGTGTGTCGGATCGATTCCCGTCCAGGAGAGGGATGCCGCGTCGAGTTCGAGGTGCCGATCCCGAAGGCCGGCGTACGCGGTCGCGCGCCGGCGAGATCCGGCACGCTGGTGGCCGCGGTCACCCCATCCGCGCTAGCGGGAAAACCAAGATCCGAGGGAGTGAAGTCATGA
- a CDS encoding aspartate-semialdehyde dehydrogenase: MSEPKNLAIVGATGAVGEEMRLCLEQRDFPVKSLTLLASARSAGKRFPFRGEEIEVKELTHDSFEGIDIALFSAGGGISKEFGPSAAAAGCVVIDNSSAFRMDEDVPLVVPEINPDTARTAPRGIIANPNCSTIIALMGLAPLHEAFGLRSIIASTYQAVSGSGAQGIVELEEQVNAIATGGTFEPKVYPRQIAFNVIPQVDAFTDNGYTKEELKMLNEGRKILGLPELKVSCTCVRVPVYRSHSISITAQFERPVDVDAARAAYAGKAGVAVKDDPANGQFPVPLDTTGQDDCLVGRIRKNLVFKNALDLWVVGDQVRKGAALNAVQIAELL; encoded by the coding sequence ATGAGCGAACCCAAGAACCTCGCGATCGTCGGCGCCACCGGTGCGGTGGGCGAAGAGATGCGCCTGTGCCTCGAGCAGCGCGACTTCCCGGTCAAGTCGCTGACCCTGCTCGCTTCCGCCCGCTCGGCCGGCAAACGCTTCCCCTTCCGCGGCGAAGAGATCGAGGTCAAGGAACTCACCCACGACTCGTTCGAGGGGATCGATATCGCGCTGTTTTCCGCCGGCGGCGGGATCTCGAAGGAATTCGGGCCCTCGGCGGCCGCGGCCGGCTGCGTGGTGATCGACAACTCGTCGGCTTTCCGGATGGACGAGGACGTGCCGCTGGTCGTCCCGGAAATCAATCCGGACACCGCCCGCACCGCCCCGCGCGGGATCATCGCCAACCCGAACTGCTCGACCATCATCGCGCTGATGGGGCTGGCCCCGCTTCACGAAGCCTTCGGTCTCCGCTCGATCATCGCCTCGACCTACCAAGCCGTGTCGGGCTCGGGCGCGCAGGGAATCGTCGAGCTTGAGGAGCAGGTCAATGCGATCGCCACCGGCGGCACTTTCGAACCCAAGGTCTACCCGCGCCAGATCGCCTTCAACGTGATCCCCCAGGTCGACGCCTTCACCGACAACGGCTACACCAAGGAGGAGCTGAAGATGCTCAACGAGGGCCGCAAAATCCTCGGTCTCCCGGAATTGAAAGTCTCGTGCACCTGCGTGCGCGTGCCGGTCTACCGTTCGCACTCGATCTCGATCACCGCCCAGTTCGAACGACCGGTCGATGTCGACGCGGCACGAGCCGCCTACGCCGGAAAGGCTGGAGTCGCAGTGAAGGACGATCCGGCCAACGGACAGTTCCCTGTTCCACTCGACACCACCGGTCAGGACGACTGCCTCGTCGGACGCATCCGCAAGAACCTCGTCTTCAAGAACGCGCTCGACCTGTGGGTCGTCGGTGACCAGGTCCGCAAGGGAGCGGCCCTCAATGCCGTGCAGATCGCCGAGCTGCTCTGA
- a CDS encoding zf-TFIIB domain-containing protein, producing the protein MKCAHCGGRLEGNLTICPFCNTRQDVDLQQIHFRDLGNDGSLPCPGCESTLSVIEFDADPKIRIERCESCLGLFFNPGELEALLEAKTNPLVWLDRQRLSEISENFGYNHEVIYLRCPMCREMMSHLNFGGQSGVILDRCGTHGVWVEGGELRRMLEWWRAGGKHLHQAHETRKAERLKSVDIQRQRARRASRNFPPDSGADLPDGDYMSPGEAIVDTLKDVLAWFAD; encoded by the coding sequence GTGAAATGCGCTCACTGCGGAGGCCGGCTTGAAGGCAACCTGACGATCTGTCCGTTCTGCAACACACGGCAGGATGTCGACCTTCAGCAGATCCATTTCCGCGACCTCGGTAACGACGGATCCCTGCCCTGTCCGGGATGTGAATCGACCCTGAGCGTGATCGAGTTCGACGCCGATCCGAAGATCCGCATCGAGCGCTGCGAGTCCTGCCTCGGCCTGTTCTTCAATCCGGGTGAACTCGAGGCTCTGTTGGAAGCGAAAACCAATCCGCTGGTCTGGCTCGACCGCCAGCGGCTTTCGGAGATCTCGGAGAACTTCGGCTACAACCACGAGGTCATCTACCTGCGCTGCCCGATGTGCCGGGAAATGATGAGCCACCTCAACTTCGGCGGCCAGAGCGGGGTCATCCTCGACCGTTGCGGGACCCATGGCGTGTGGGTCGAAGGTGGTGAGCTGAGGCGGATGCTCGAATGGTGGCGAGCGGGAGGAAAGCACCTCCACCAGGCACACGAAACCCGCAAGGCGGAGCGACTGAAGTCGGTCGATATCCAGAGACAGCGGGCAAGACGCGCCTCGCGCAACTTCCCGCCGGACTCCGGTGCCGATCTGCCCGACGGCGACTACATGAGCCCGGGCGAGGCGATCGTCGACACGCTCAAGGACGTGCTGGCGTGGTTTGCCGACTAA